The stretch of DNA cattgagaattttgTTTGTCTTAGGATTTTTTCTGGACATTTATGAGAGTCCAGGTTGCTCTGCTCTCTTCTAATCATTTCAACGACAAAGGCCTTGTTCAAGAAAATTGCCATTTACACAGTTTCACACTTCTCCTGATACCAGATTGACCAAGATATAGCATCCTAGTTTGAATTCAGTGTTAGGAGTTAGGACGTGCAAACCTTATTTGGGGATGGTAAAATCTATTACTTAGATACATATATTGATGTTCCTGCAACATTAGATTGATGTTGAAACATGAGACAGTGTTTTCCAGCATCTAATTCTGACCCCTTTTGTACTTTGTGTTTCCCTGGGCCTTTATGGTGGATGATTTTGGTGGCTTCAGGATATATTATCTGATAATAAATTCATATGATTGCAGCTGGTCTGAACATCGTTAAGTACAGTATGTCGGAGAAACCATCTGATGCTGCAACCGGTGATGTGAGGCCTGAAGGAATTGTTTCTGATGAGAAAGTGGAAGGTTCTGACCAGAATGAAAGAGATGGTATGCCTTCGCCACAACAAGAGGTATCGTCATTTGCAACTTCTACCCTTAGCAATTTTTTTCATGCTTGCATGTCTACCACCCCCCAACCCCAATTTAGTTTCTATTATGAGAAATTGAGACTCTAAGGACTCTATTCTTTTACAATGTGGGACTTACCAAATATTTGCAGGAAGCAGCGATCAAGAAAAAGTACGGAGGAATAATGCCCAGAAAGACACCACTTATTTCCAAGGTTACTATCATTGATATGTACATACAACAGTCAAAGAAGTTAATTTAATTTTATCTCTATGTCCATGTTCTCTTACCTATGTTTAATTTCATGTCAGGACCATGAGCGAGCATACTTTGATTCTGCTGATTGGGCTTTGGGCAAGGTACTATCCTGATATTTTCGAAAAAGCTAAAGCTGACTTTTGTACAATGCTGCTGGACAACTATCTTGACAGTACAATCTTATTCACCTGATCCTTGGCTTCCTGCAGCAAGGAGGAAATCCTCAAAAACCTAAAGGACCGCTCGAAGCACTTCGACCAAAATTACAGGTGCAGAAACTGAACCTCATTGCTTGTAACAAGTACCTTTTACTGTTGGTACTTTGTAGACTTGGCATCAACCATCAAGTGCAAGCCTGGATGATTAGTATACTTTGTGGTTTTTGCAATAACTCAAGAAATCACACATCTGTATTTGCATCAAGTTTTGAGTCCAACTCACACCACTGAATCGAGTATACCTGACATATTTTCTTTGCAT from Panicum hallii strain FIL2 chromosome 3, PHallii_v3.1, whole genome shotgun sequence encodes:
- the LOC112884695 gene encoding uncharacterized protein LOC112884695, whose product is MSEKPSDAATGDVRPEGIVSDEKVEGSDQNERDGMPSPQQEEAAIKKKYGGIMPRKTPLISKDHERAYFDSADWALGKQGGNPQKPKGPLEALRPKLQPTQQQTRSRRFLGGYADNEESVNSPTEDVNSPTEDAGQNQDNTEGKDKE